A window from Planococcus maritimus encodes these proteins:
- the kynA gene encoding tryptophan 2,3-dioxygenase — protein MDQYKNGQNVAAAEEQNIRTDFKESMTYGEYLHLDKILSAQHSASGHHDESLFIIIHQVSELWMKLILHELSAAIRHIEADDLQTAFKQLARVSRIQSQIIQGWDVLSTLTPAEYLEFRDDLGNASGFQSYQYRMIEFALGYKTEHVLSIYEKDPALHEQLTKAFYAPGLYDAAIQKLARSGFEIDDSVLARDVSTVYESNDSVREAWKEVYRNVDEHWELYQLAEKLVDIEDWLQQWRFRHMKTVERIIGFKPGTGGSSGVNYLKKVLDQYFFPELWQIRTDV, from the coding sequence ATGGATCAATACAAAAATGGGCAGAACGTCGCCGCAGCCGAAGAACAAAATATCCGCACGGACTTCAAGGAAAGCATGACCTATGGTGAATACTTGCATCTCGATAAAATATTGTCGGCACAACATAGCGCCAGCGGCCATCATGACGAATCGCTTTTCATCATCATTCATCAAGTTTCTGAGCTATGGATGAAGCTGATCTTGCACGAATTGTCGGCGGCTATCCGCCATATCGAAGCGGACGATTTGCAAACGGCCTTCAAGCAATTGGCGCGCGTATCACGCATCCAATCCCAGATCATTCAAGGCTGGGATGTGTTGTCGACTTTGACGCCTGCCGAATACTTGGAATTCCGCGACGACCTTGGCAATGCGAGTGGTTTTCAATCCTACCAATACCGGATGATCGAATTCGCTCTCGGTTACAAAACAGAGCATGTCTTAAGCATTTACGAAAAAGACCCTGCTTTGCACGAGCAATTAACCAAAGCCTTCTACGCGCCGGGGTTATATGATGCAGCAATCCAAAAATTGGCGCGCAGTGGTTTCGAGATTGATGATAGTGTGTTAGCGCGCGACGTCAGCACCGTTTACGAGTCGAATGACAGCGTCCGAGAAGCATGGAAGGAAGTTTACCGTAACGTTGACGAGCATTGGGAATTGTATCAATTGGCTGAGAAATTGGTCGATATCGAAGACTGGCTGCAGCAATGGCGTTTTCGCCATATGAAAACAGTCGAACGCATCATTGGCTTCAAGCCAGGTACAGGCGGATCGTCAGGGGTTAATTATTTGAAGAAAGTATTGGATCAATATTTCTTCCCGGAACTTTGGCAAATCCGGACAGACGTTTAA
- a CDS encoding YusW family protein: MLKNKKFIFPALIMSSALALAACGDDEEVTQPVTDEAAEETPAPEAESTEDAAPSGEAEGTADGKTYGFTDLSVEVDMPDQDEALDFSYEEERGQVEAEYENKTDGVDLTGDDAFNEMEQGLSQLNLTPDTPDDEVIKQVVEAFGIDASFKKIEIEIDYADGSDKNYEQTNQ, encoded by the coding sequence ATGTTGAAAAACAAAAAGTTCATCTTCCCGGCTCTTATTATGTCCTCAGCACTGGCTCTGGCTGCTTGCGGCGACGACGAGGAAGTCACCCAACCTGTCACCGATGAGGCCGCTGAAGAGACGCCAGCGCCAGAAGCCGAATCGACTGAAGATGCTGCTCCAAGCGGCGAGGCGGAAGGAACTGCAGACGGCAAAACTTACGGATTCACCGATCTGTCTGTTGAGGTCGATATGCCAGATCAGGATGAGGCCTTAGATTTTAGCTATGAAGAAGAGCGTGGTCAGGTAGAGGCCGAATATGAGAACAAAACCGACGGCGTTGACCTGACAGGCGACGATGCTTTCAATGAAATGGAACAAGGCTTGTCCCAGTTGAATTTAACGCCTGACACACCGGATGATGAAGTCATCAAACAAGTTGTCGAAGCTTTCGGCATCGACGCTAGCTTCAAGAAAATCGAAATTGAAATAGATTATGCAGACGGGTCCGATAAAAATTACGAACAAACAAACCAATAA
- a CDS encoding GNAT family N-acetyltransferase — MEMELSLSIASFPIDAETAGEMEQLIDGEPEHCRMLLQNELWKKPFAKGFAVLAYTDSGDLVAYAAAADLVGLHHYEWSAFVSPDYRRLGLATALADGVQHSLKQRGAESELAAFTEHIASDSWLESLGYGRSFQELQFEAQPLSAYQLAETIDIQPYQKKDLEELVNLLRAAFDESVLPVLEHNLEDPERHIYLMRQEDKLVATATLSSEDGALWLTSLAVSPDSQRSGHGQAFLKWARQLAHQKNLSRVLVEVDTDNMAWPVYEKAGFIRVLTISYWQRIVQ, encoded by the coding sequence ATGGAAATGGAATTGTCCCTGTCGATTGCGTCGTTTCCGATTGATGCGGAAACTGCAGGGGAAATGGAGCAGCTGATTGACGGTGAACCGGAACATTGCCGGATGTTGCTGCAAAATGAATTATGGAAAAAACCGTTTGCAAAAGGGTTCGCGGTGCTCGCCTATACCGATAGCGGGGACTTGGTCGCTTATGCGGCAGCAGCGGACCTGGTTGGCTTGCATCATTATGAATGGTCGGCATTTGTCTCGCCAGATTACCGCCGGCTTGGGTTGGCAACAGCATTGGCTGATGGTGTTCAGCATTCGCTCAAACAGCGTGGAGCAGAAAGCGAACTTGCGGCATTCACAGAACATATTGCGTCAGATAGCTGGTTAGAGAGCCTTGGCTATGGCCGTTCTTTCCAAGAACTGCAGTTTGAAGCGCAGCCGCTTTCTGCATATCAGCTTGCCGAAACTATCGATATTCAACCCTATCAAAAAAAGGATTTAGAGGAATTGGTCAATTTGCTGCGTGCGGCATTTGACGAATCGGTTCTTCCGGTGCTCGAGCATAATTTGGAGGACCCGGAACGCCACATCTATTTAATGCGCCAGGAAGACAAACTTGTGGCAACCGCCACATTGAGCAGCGAAGACGGGGCTTTATGGCTGACATCGCTTGCGGTCTCACCGGATAGTCAACGATCAGGTCATGGGCAAGCCTTTTTGAAGTGGGCGCGTCAATTAGCGCATCAGAAAAACTTGTCACGAGTGCTGGTCGAAGTAGATACTGACAATATGGCTTGGCCAGTTTATGAGAAAGCGGGCTTTATAAGAGTCTTGACCATTTCCTATTGGCAACGCATAGTGCAATAA
- a CDS encoding ABC transporter ATP-binding protein yields the protein MFDAICRPFGYEPVLTKEDLKKSPDKKNERAKNWKSTLLRIWKLVDEQRTLLIVVLALVFISSAMALLGPFLIGYIIDTYIVPGAFEGMGLIIGWLIVVYVLHSVSLYLQNYWMVGIAQQVIYQMRTGLFGHLQRLPVSFFDKRQHGELMSRVTNDIENVSSTLNTSFIQVFSSILTLVGTAVVMVMLSPMLTLLTFIIIPLMYVSVRWITKRTGRLYKEQQKAVGDLNGMIEETISGQKIVKAFSQEDRVMDEFLEKSERLRRTGFWAWTYAGFIPKVMNFLNNGSFALVAGVGGLLALNGSVTIGVIVIFTEYSRQFTRPLNDLANQFNTVLSAIAGAERVFAIMDEAEEADDTKRNADKRLDGKVEFDKVSFKYEGAEEEWTIRELSFTVETGQTAAFVGATGAGKTTVMQLLARFYDVNEGEIRIDGTPIGAMPRETLRKQIAFVLQDPFLFEATVSDNIRYGKLDASDEEVMEAAKQANAHEFISKLPKGYDTVLSGDGSMISQGQKQLLSIARALIADPVILLLDEATSSIDTVTELKIQEALERLMEGRTSFVIAHRLNTVRKADSVYVMELGKLVEAGSQDELLKKGGLYATMLADAKL from the coding sequence ATGTTTGATGCCATCTGCCGGCCTTTCGGCTATGAGCCCGTCTTAACCAAGGAAGATTTAAAGAAATCACCAGATAAAAAGAATGAACGCGCAAAAAATTGGAAATCCACCTTGCTGAGAATTTGGAAGTTGGTAGACGAGCAGCGTACGTTATTGATCGTTGTCTTAGCACTAGTATTCATAAGTTCAGCGATGGCATTGCTCGGTCCATTTTTGATCGGCTATATCATTGATACTTACATCGTACCAGGCGCTTTTGAAGGGATGGGCTTAATCATCGGCTGGCTCATCGTCGTTTACGTCCTTCACTCCGTTTCCTTGTACTTGCAGAACTATTGGATGGTCGGCATCGCCCAGCAAGTCATCTACCAAATGCGCACAGGATTATTCGGCCATTTGCAGCGCTTGCCAGTGTCGTTTTTTGATAAGCGCCAACATGGCGAATTGATGAGCCGTGTGACCAACGACATCGAAAACGTTTCATCGACACTTAATACGTCATTCATCCAAGTGTTCTCGAGCATCCTGACTTTGGTCGGGACGGCGGTCGTGATGGTGATGCTAAGCCCAATGCTCACCCTATTGACGTTCATCATCATCCCGCTTATGTACGTGTCGGTTCGTTGGATCACCAAGCGAACAGGTCGTTTGTACAAAGAACAGCAAAAAGCGGTCGGAGACTTGAACGGCATGATCGAGGAAACCATTTCAGGGCAAAAAATCGTCAAAGCCTTTTCCCAAGAAGACCGTGTCATGGATGAATTTCTCGAAAAAAGCGAGCGTCTTCGCCGAACCGGCTTCTGGGCTTGGACATATGCGGGGTTTATTCCCAAAGTGATGAACTTTTTGAATAACGGCAGTTTTGCACTCGTTGCAGGTGTTGGGGGATTGCTCGCCTTGAACGGTTCCGTCACAATCGGCGTCATCGTCATTTTCACCGAGTATTCGCGCCAGTTTACGCGTCCATTAAATGATTTGGCAAACCAATTCAATACGGTGTTATCTGCCATTGCAGGGGCTGAACGCGTATTTGCCATCATGGACGAAGCAGAGGAAGCAGACGATACGAAACGCAATGCCGACAAACGCCTTGACGGCAAAGTCGAATTCGATAAGGTGTCTTTCAAATATGAAGGAGCCGAAGAGGAATGGACCATTCGTGAATTAAGCTTCACGGTCGAAACCGGACAGACGGCCGCCTTCGTCGGTGCGACAGGTGCCGGCAAAACGACCGTCATGCAGCTATTGGCCAGGTTTTATGATGTCAATGAAGGCGAAATTCGCATTGATGGCACGCCGATCGGTGCGATGCCAAGAGAGACTTTGCGCAAGCAGATAGCTTTTGTCTTGCAGGATCCATTTTTATTTGAGGCGACGGTCAGCGACAATATCCGTTACGGCAAGCTCGATGCAAGCGATGAAGAAGTAATGGAAGCGGCGAAGCAAGCCAATGCCCATGAATTCATCTCCAAGTTGCCAAAAGGCTATGACACGGTATTGTCTGGCGACGGGTCTATGATCAGCCAAGGACAGAAGCAGCTGTTGTCGATTGCCCGCGCGCTTATTGCCGACCCGGTCATTTTACTGCTTGACGAGGCGACGAGCTCGATTGATACTGTGACCGAATTGAAAATCCAGGAAGCGCTTGAACGCCTGATGGAAGGGCGCACAAGCTTCGTCATTGCCCACCGTTTGAATACGGTGAGAAAGGCAGACTCTGTTTACGTCATGGAACTCGGCAAATTGGTCGAAGCAGGCAGCCAGGACGAACTGCTGAAAAAAGGTGGTTTGTACGCCACAATGCTAGCAGATGCCAAATTATAG